One Glycine max cultivar Williams 82 chromosome 4, Glycine_max_v4.0, whole genome shotgun sequence DNA segment encodes these proteins:
- the LOC100786872 gene encoding protein DETOXIFICATION 48 produces the protein MCNPKPSSSSPFLCPTKNHIITPDPKLINHPPPVDDQLKDELHRWPTPNEVIAEMKAIGKISGPTALTGLILYSRAMISMVFLGYLGEMELAGGSLSIGFANITGYSVISGLAMGMEPICGQAYGAKQLKTLGLTLQRTVLLLLSTSLPISLTWLNMKNILLWCGQDQQISSTAQTFIIFSIPDLFLLSLLHPLRIYLRTQSITLPLTYCSAISVLLHVPLNFLLVVHFKMGVSGVAIAMVWTNLNLFIFLSSFVYFSRVYKDSWVPPSTDCLRGWSSLLALAVPNCVSVCLEWWWYELMIILCGLLLNPKSTIASMGILIQTTALVYVFPSSLSLAVSTRVGNELGANRPAKARISMIVSLACAVALGVAAMLFTTLMRHRLGRFFTSDREILHLTSIALPIVGLCELGNCPQTTGCGVLRGSARPTVGANINLGSFYLVGMPVAVLLGFVGKMGFPGLWLGLLAAQASCASLMIFVLCTTDWNAQVRRANELTNANSAPFKQTEYCNNVRLREIVATEDHDHEITNRPSHYTHYK, from the exons ATGTGTAATCCGAAACCATCGTCATCATCCCCATTTCTGTGTCCCACAAAAAACCACATCATAACTCCCGACCCCAAACTCATAAATCACCCTCCTCCCGTTGATGATCAACTTAAAGATGAACTTCACAGATGGCCAACGCCTAATGAg GTGATAGCAGAAATGAAGGCCATAGGGAAGATATCAGGCCCAACAGCTCTAACCGGTTTAATCCTATATTCCAGAGCCATGATCTCCATGGTCTTCCTGGGCTACCTCGGCGAGATGGAGCTCGCCGGAGGCTCCCTCTCGATCGGGTTCGCCAACATCACCGGCTACTCCGTGATCTCCGGGCTTGCCATGGGAATGGAACCCATTTGCGGGCAAGCCTACGGCGCCAAGCAATTGAAGACCCTGGGCCTAACCCTCCAGAGAACcgtcctcctcctcctctcaACCTCCCTCCCCATCTCCCTGACGTGGCTGAACATGAAGAACATCCTCTTATGGTGCGGCCAAGACCAGCAGATCTCCTCCACCGCGCAaaccttcatcatcttctccaTCCCCGACCTCTTCCTCCTCTCCCTCCTCCACCCTCTGAGAATCTACCTCCGAACACAAAGCATCACGTTACCCCTCACCTACTGCTCCGCAATCTCCGTCCTCCTCCACGTCCCTCTCAACTTCCTATTAGTTGTCCACTTTAAAATGGGAGTGTCTGGCGTTGCAATAGCCATGGTGTGGACCAACCTAAACCTCTTCATCTTCCTTTCTTCCTTTGTTTACTTCTCTCGTGTCTACAAGGACTCGTGGGTTCCCCCTAGCACCGACTGCCTCAGGGGATGGTCTTCCCTTCTCGCACTAGCTGTTCCTAACTGCGTCTCCGTCTGTCTCGAGTGGTGGTGGTACGAACTCATGATCATTCTCTGCGGACTCCTTCTCAACCCAAAATCCACCATTGCCTCCATGGGAATCCTTATTCAGACAACTGCGTTGGTCTACGTCTTCCCTTCGTCTCTCAGCCTCGCCGTCTCCACCAGAGTGGGGAACGAGTTAGGCGCCAACCGCCCCGCCAAAGCCCGCATTTCCATGATAGTCTCACTCGCCTGTGCTGTTGCCTTGGGCGTCGCCGCCATGCTCTTCACCACACTCATGAGACACCGGTTGGGGAGATTCTTCACCTCTGACCGAGAAATCCTCCACCTTACGTCTATTGCGCTGCCCATTGTGGGCCTCTGCGAGCTCGGGAACTGCCCGCAGACCACGGGCTGCGGCGTGTTAAGAGGCAGCGCCAGGCCCACCGTCGGAGCGAATATCAATTTGGGCTCGTTTTATTTGGTGGGCATGCCCGTTGCGGTTCTTCTCGGGTTTGTCGGGAAAATGGGCTTTCCTGGGCTCTGGCTTGGGTTGCTTGCGGCCCAAGCCTCTTGTGCTTCTCTCATGATATTCGTTCTCTGCACCACTGACTGGAACGCGCAAGTGCGGAGGGCCAACGAACTTACTAATGCTAATTCTGCTCCGTTCAAGCAAACGGAGTACTGTAACAATGTTCGTCTTCGAGAGATTGTTGCCACGGAGGATCATGATCATGAGATTA